The proteins below come from a single Sphingomicrobium sediminis genomic window:
- a CDS encoding phosphotransferase family protein, producing the protein MDRTSANTGTRPVSDRLAFDENSLTQWMQKHVEGFEGPLEVEQFKGGQSNPTYKLTAKSGQYVLRRKPPGRLLPGAHAVEREYRVMTQLGLNGFPAPRTHGLEEDAEIIGTPFFVMDMVPGRIIWEAHFPDTDDRAAHFDAMNATIAQLHSFDPAAIGLCDYGKGEDFIARQVARWSGQYVNDVEAGRVEAMDKLVDWLKDNAPDRSGEPVRVIHGDFRCDNMIFDAEKPEVLAVLDWELSTLGDPGADFAYHLLMYRMPSAGSFTGLLGRDLAELGIPSEADYVAAYCERTGRDGVADLDYLIVYNMFRLAAIVHGIKGRVARGNASSAHAVETAKALEPLAELAWANAQAARL; encoded by the coding sequence ATGGACAGGACCAGCGCCAATACGGGCACGCGCCCCGTTTCAGACCGTCTCGCGTTCGACGAGAATAGCCTCACCCAGTGGATGCAAAAGCATGTCGAGGGTTTCGAAGGCCCGCTCGAGGTCGAACAGTTCAAGGGTGGCCAGTCCAACCCGACCTACAAGCTCACGGCCAAGTCGGGCCAATATGTGCTGCGCCGCAAGCCGCCCGGCCGCCTGCTGCCCGGCGCGCATGCGGTCGAACGCGAATATCGCGTGATGACGCAATTGGGCCTAAATGGCTTTCCGGCGCCGAGGACCCACGGTCTCGAGGAAGATGCCGAGATCATCGGCACGCCTTTCTTCGTCATGGATATGGTGCCGGGCCGGATCATCTGGGAAGCGCATTTCCCCGACACGGACGACCGCGCCGCGCACTTCGATGCGATGAACGCCACGATCGCGCAGCTGCACAGCTTCGATCCTGCCGCCATCGGTCTCTGCGACTATGGGAAGGGCGAGGATTTCATCGCTCGCCAGGTCGCGCGCTGGTCGGGGCAATATGTGAATGATGTCGAGGCAGGCCGCGTCGAGGCGATGGACAAGCTGGTCGACTGGCTCAAGGACAATGCCCCCGACCGCTCGGGCGAACCCGTTCGCGTCATCCATGGCGATTTTCGCTGCGACAACATGATCTTCGACGCGGAGAAGCCGGAAGTACTTGCCGTGCTCGATTGGGAACTCTCGACGCTGGGCGATCCCGGCGCCGACTTTGCCTATCACCTGCTCATGTATCGCATGCCGAGCGCGGGTAGTTTCACCGGCCTGTTGGGCCGCGATCTGGCCGAACTCGGCATCCCCAGCGAAGCCGATTATGTCGCCGCTTATTGCGAGCGTACCGGCCGCGACGGTGTTGCCGACCTCGACTATCTCATCGTCTACAACATGTTCCGACTGGCCGCGATCGTGCACGGCATCAAGGGCCGCGTCGCCCGCGGAAACGCATCGAGCGCCCATGCGGTCGAAACCGCAAAGGCGCTCGAACCCCTGGCCGAGCTGGCCTGGGCCAACGCCCAGGCCGCCCGGCTCTAG
- a CDS encoding NAD(P)H-dependent flavin oxidoreductase, whose amino-acid sequence MFKGLSPIQYNGKEVWPLIEGGKGVSATNHASSGAWAAAGGIGTVSAVNADSYDPDGRIIPQVYEEMTRRGRHEELIQYAVDGATAQVTRAHDLAGGKGAININVLWEMGGAERVLHGTLENVGELVDGVTCGAGMPYRLSEIARQYGVKYLPIVSSGRAFRALWKRAYSKYPEGLGAVVYEDPWLAGGHNGLSNAEDPKKPQDPYPRVAELRKMMRDNGAPEVPIVMAGGVWRLDEWNNWIDNEELGPIAFQFGTRPLLTQESPIPPEWKARLMTLEEGDVLLHKFSPTGFYSSAVRNPFLRNLEARSDRQIAFTKEETGEHTFALDVGVKGRKNYYVTKADLNRAREFHGAGFTEAMKTPEDTLIFVTPEEFAEIRKDQADCMGCLSQCSFSSWADNEKNTTGRLADPRSFCIQKTLQDIAHGGPVDENLMFAGHSAYRFKDDPFYSNGFVPTVKQLVDRILTGA is encoded by the coding sequence GTGTTCAAGGGTCTTTCGCCCATCCAGTATAATGGCAAGGAAGTCTGGCCGCTGATCGAAGGCGGCAAGGGCGTATCGGCAACCAACCATGCATCCTCGGGCGCCTGGGCGGCGGCCGGCGGCATCGGTACGGTCAGTGCGGTCAATGCCGACAGCTACGATCCCGACGGCCGGATCATCCCGCAGGTCTATGAAGAAATGACCCGTCGCGGCCGCCATGAAGAGCTGATCCAATACGCCGTCGATGGCGCCACGGCGCAGGTGACGCGCGCGCACGACCTTGCTGGCGGTAAGGGCGCGATCAACATCAACGTCCTATGGGAGATGGGCGGCGCCGAACGCGTCCTTCATGGAACGCTGGAGAATGTCGGTGAACTCGTCGACGGTGTGACCTGCGGTGCTGGCATGCCCTACCGGCTGAGCGAAATTGCTCGCCAATATGGCGTCAAATATCTTCCCATCGTGTCGTCGGGCCGTGCCTTCCGCGCGCTGTGGAAGCGGGCTTACTCGAAGTATCCCGAAGGACTTGGCGCGGTTGTTTACGAAGATCCGTGGCTTGCGGGCGGGCATAACGGCCTTTCGAACGCCGAGGACCCGAAGAAGCCGCAGGATCCGTACCCTCGCGTTGCAGAGCTTAGGAAGATGATGCGTGACAATGGCGCGCCCGAAGTGCCGATCGTGATGGCGGGCGGCGTCTGGCGCCTCGACGAGTGGAACAACTGGATCGACAACGAGGAATTGGGCCCAATCGCCTTCCAGTTCGGTACGCGCCCGCTGCTTACCCAGGAAAGCCCGATCCCGCCCGAGTGGAAGGCGCGGCTGATGACGCTGGAGGAGGGTGACGTCCTCCTGCACAAATTCTCGCCCACCGGTTTCTATTCAAGCGCGGTGCGCAATCCGTTCCTGCGCAATCTCGAAGCCCGCAGCGACCGCCAGATCGCCTTCACCAAGGAAGAGACTGGCGAGCATACCTTCGCGCTCGATGTCGGGGTGAAGGGGCGCAAGAATTACTACGTCACCAAGGCCGACCTCAATCGCGCGCGCGAATTCCATGGCGCGGGGTTCACCGAGGCGATGAAGACGCCCGAGGACACGCTCATCTTTGTGACGCCGGAAGAGTTTGCTGAGATCCGCAAGGACCAGGCCGACTGTATGGGCTGCCTCTCGCAGTGCAGTTTCTCCAGCTGGGCGGATAATGAGAAGAATACGACGGGCCGCCTAGCCGACCCGCGTAGCTTCTGCATCCAGAAGACGCTCCAGGACATCGCCCATGGCGGGCCGGTCGACGAGAATTTGATGTTTGCCGGCCATTCGGCATATCGTTTCAAGGATGATCCTTTTTATTCCAACGGCTTCGTGCCGACCGTGAAGCAGCTGGTCGACCGGATCCTGACGGGGGCGTAA
- the nadC gene encoding carboxylating nicotinate-nucleotide diphosphorylase, producing the protein MSDLPEHFDLDEYVRAVLAEDLGEGGDVTSASTLDEDARFTAIMDTREDIVVAGMEVAAAFFRGLDPDVVIEQLVEDGERVEAGRDLMHIEGKARAMLSAERSALNTMQVLCGIATMARRFADEISHTEAQVLDTRKTIPGLRALSKYASAMGGATNHRLRMDDGLLIKDNHIAVNGGDIAETVRRAKAADHGLDVQVEVDRLDQIEPALEAGADRLLLDNMPPDVLREAIAIVKGRVPLEASGGVSLETIRAIAETGVDYISTSKITMGAPAVDIGLDYAIAD; encoded by the coding sequence ATGAGCGACCTACCCGAACATTTCGATCTGGATGAATATGTCCGCGCCGTGCTTGCCGAGGATCTGGGCGAGGGCGGCGACGTCACCTCTGCGTCGACCCTCGACGAGGATGCGCGCTTCACCGCGATCATGGACACGCGCGAGGATATCGTCGTCGCAGGCATGGAAGTTGCCGCAGCCTTTTTCCGTGGGCTGGACCCCGATGTCGTCATCGAACAATTGGTCGAGGACGGGGAGAGGGTCGAGGCGGGACGCGACCTGATGCACATCGAGGGCAAGGCGCGGGCGATGCTCAGCGCGGAACGCTCGGCGCTCAATACGATGCAGGTCCTGTGCGGGATTGCGACGATGGCGCGTCGTTTTGCCGACGAGATTTCGCATACCGAGGCGCAGGTGCTCGATACGCGCAAGACGATCCCGGGCCTGCGCGCACTGAGCAAATATGCCAGTGCCATGGGCGGGGCGACCAATCATCGCCTGCGCATGGATGATGGGCTGCTCATCAAGGACAATCATATCGCCGTGAATGGCGGCGACATTGCCGAGACGGTGCGCAGGGCCAAGGCGGCCGATCACGGGTTGGATGTGCAGGTCGAGGTCGACCGGCTGGACCAGATCGAACCGGCGCTGGAGGCCGGGGCCGACCGCCTGCTGCTCGACAATATGCCGCCGGACGTGCTGCGTGAGGCCATCGCCATCGTGAAGGGCAGGGTGCCGCTGGAAGCATCGGGCGGGGTCTCGCTGGAGACCATCCGCGCGATTGCCGAGACCGGCGTCGACTATATCTCGACCAGCAAGATCACGATGGGTGCGCCAGCGGTCGACATCGGGCTCGACTACGCCATCGCCGACTGA
- a CDS encoding c-type cytochrome: MKRSIAALAIGATAFAVAAANAHPEHADRLANAQVLDPHTPKEDVTALMKHFTQALGVRCSYCHVGEEGAPLSTYDFASDAKAEKRRAREMMRLTMMINESDMLPGEPFASHTAMDRNRVNCITCHQGNTRPATTLPEDAPDAL, translated from the coding sequence TTGAAGCGTTCGATCGCCGCGCTGGCCATCGGCGCAACCGCCTTTGCCGTTGCCGCCGCCAATGCGCATCCCGAACATGCCGACAGACTTGCAAATGCGCAGGTCCTCGACCCGCATACGCCCAAGGAAGACGTGACCGCGCTTATGAAGCATTTCACCCAGGCGCTGGGCGTCCGGTGCAGCTATTGTCATGTCGGCGAGGAGGGCGCGCCGCTGTCGACCTACGATTTCGCCAGCGATGCCAAGGCGGAGAAGCGCCGCGCGCGCGAGATGATGCGCCTCACCATGATGATCAACGAGAGCGACATGCTGCCGGGTGAACCCTTTGCCAGCCATACGGCGATGGATCGCAACCGCGTTAATTGCATCACCTGCCATCAGGGCAATACGCGCCCCGCGACGACGCTGCCCGAGGACGCGCCTGACGCCTTGTAA
- a CDS encoding metallophosphoesterase family protein produces MHTILHFSDVHFGIHEEHLVAATEQYLAETESDLVAIAGDLTQWAKEEEFEAARNWLDKIEQRGHRLMVVPGNHDVPSFNLVKRFMSPNATYEKHMGEWGEELNPWLNEEGFAILGLNSMRGLVIKNGEISDEQIQLMRDKFGEAQDDDLRILMLHHPMWKLPRGEELSDPIQNQVAAVSATDDVGIDLILSGHNHTSSVHRTVDLPKGDGSALVIQAGTAFSTRIKIEPPSFNHITADRHNCVIKVIGWDGDNYVERRQHHYVREHDEAHWQPTKGNTMGLVAEMARAAEGKA; encoded by the coding sequence ATGCATACGATCCTACACTTTTCCGACGTCCATTTCGGCATCCATGAAGAGCATCTGGTCGCGGCGACCGAGCAATATCTTGCGGAAACCGAAAGCGATCTCGTCGCCATTGCCGGCGACCTCACCCAATGGGCCAAGGAGGAGGAGTTCGAAGCCGCACGCAACTGGCTCGACAAGATCGAGCAGCGCGGCCACCGCCTGATGGTCGTGCCGGGCAATCATGACGTGCCGAGCTTCAACCTCGTCAAACGCTTCATGAGCCCCAATGCGACCTATGAGAAGCATATGGGCGAGTGGGGCGAGGAGCTGAACCCTTGGCTCAACGAAGAGGGATTCGCGATCCTCGGCCTCAATTCGATGCGCGGGCTGGTGATCAAGAATGGCGAGATTTCGGACGAGCAGATCCAGCTGATGCGCGACAAGTTCGGCGAGGCGCAGGACGATGATCTTCGCATCCTGATGCTGCACCATCCGATGTGGAAATTGCCGCGCGGCGAGGAATTGTCCGACCCGATCCAGAACCAGGTCGCAGCAGTCAGCGCGACCGACGATGTCGGCATCGACCTCATCCTGTCGGGCCACAATCATACGTCGAGCGTGCATCGCACCGTCGACCTGCCCAAGGGGGACGGCTCGGCGCTGGTCATCCAGGCGGGCACGGCTTTTTCGACGCGGATCAAGATTGAGCCGCCCAGCTTCAACCATATCACCGCCGACCGGCATAATTGCGTCATCAAGGTGATCGGCTGGGACGGCGACAATTATGTCGAACGGCGCCAGCATCATTATGTGCGCGAGCATGACGAGGCGCATTGGCAGCCGACCAAGGGCAATACGATGGGGCTCGTCGCCGAGATGGCGCGCGCTGCCGAAGGGAAGGCTTGA
- a CDS encoding glutaredoxin, with amino-acid sequence MLGRATKTARIYRMVKEKHVCPFGLQALHLLRSRGYKVEDHPLRTAEETEALKAELGVKTTPQIFIGEERIGGYTDLRTHFGLKNPDPDKKTYRPVAMLFGLAAFMALAMNLDVLRNIPGSFFQTWTMDFVPIAMCMLALLKLQDVRSFATMFLGYDLLAKRWVPYASLYPFLEATAGVLMLGKVFLEIAVPIALFIGTIGAISVFYAVYVQKRDLKCACVGGNNNVPLGFISLTENLMMVGMAVWMGLTLLQAAPFHDGTVLEPVAVQSVLPLK; translated from the coding sequence ATGCTGGGCCGCGCTACCAAGACAGCGCGGATCTACCGCATGGTGAAGGAGAAGCATGTCTGCCCCTTTGGCTTGCAGGCGCTGCATCTCCTTCGCTCGCGCGGTTACAAGGTCGAGGACCATCCGCTGCGCACCGCCGAAGAAACCGAGGCACTGAAGGCCGAGCTGGGCGTGAAGACCACGCCGCAAATCTTCATCGGCGAGGAGCGGATTGGCGGTTATACCGACCTGCGGACACATTTCGGCCTCAAGAATCCCGACCCGGACAAGAAAACCTATCGGCCGGTCGCGATGCTATTCGGTCTCGCGGCCTTCATGGCGCTCGCGATGAACCTCGACGTGCTGCGCAACATTCCGGGGTCATTTTTCCAGACGTGGACGATGGACTTCGTGCCCATCGCCATGTGCATGCTCGCGCTCCTCAAACTGCAGGATGTGCGCAGCTTCGCGACCATGTTCCTGGGCTACGACCTGCTCGCCAAGCGCTGGGTGCCCTATGCCAGCCTCTATCCCTTTCTTGAGGCGACGGCGGGCGTGCTGATGCTCGGCAAGGTATTCCTCGAGATCGCCGTCCCCATCGCCTTGTTCATCGGGACGATCGGTGCAATCAGCGTCTTCTATGCGGTCTATGTCCAGAAGCGCGATCTCAAATGCGCCTGTGTCGGCGGCAATAACAATGTCCCGCTAGGCTTCATCAGCCTTACTGAAAACCTCATGATGGTCGGCATGGCAGTCTGGATGGGGCTCACCCTCCTCCAGGCCGCCCCGTTTCATGATGGGACAGTGCTGGAGCCTGTCGCCGTACAGAGCGTTCTTCCCCTAAAATAG
- a CDS encoding acyl-CoA dehydrogenase family protein — MSNEPGLDFQLGEMADTIRDTTRRFSMDKIEPIAAAIDEEDRFPIELWPQIGELGLHGITVPEEDGGLGLGYLEHVVAQEEIARASASVGLSYGAHTNLCINQIAKWATPEQKEKYLAPLISGEHVGALAMSEAGAGSDVVSMKLKADKVDGGYRLNGTKFWITNGAYADTLVVYAKTGEGSRGITTFLIEKDDEGFSIGQKLDKMGMRGSPTAELVFNDCFVPEDRVMGPLNGGVAVLMSGLDYERTVLAGIQLGIMQACLDVVLPYVRERKQFGTPIGSFQLMQAKIADMYVALNSARAYVYTVAKNCDADKTTRFDAAGAILLASESAFKVAGEAVQALGGAGYTKDWPVERFLRDAKLLDIGAGTNEIRRMLIGRELVGAGN; from the coding sequence ATGAGCAACGAACCCGGCCTCGACTTCCAGCTTGGCGAGATGGCTGACACGATCCGCGATACGACGCGTCGCTTCTCGATGGACAAGATCGAGCCGATCGCGGCGGCGATCGACGAGGAAGATCGCTTCCCCATCGAGCTGTGGCCGCAGATTGGCGAGCTCGGCCTGCACGGCATCACGGTGCCGGAAGAAGATGGCGGGCTTGGCCTCGGTTATCTTGAACATGTGGTCGCGCAGGAAGAAATTGCACGGGCCTCGGCCTCGGTCGGCCTTTCCTATGGCGCGCATACCAACCTCTGCATCAACCAGATCGCCAAATGGGCGACCCCCGAGCAGAAGGAAAAATATCTCGCGCCCCTGATTTCGGGCGAACATGTCGGCGCGCTGGCGATGAGCGAGGCGGGCGCGGGCTCGGACGTCGTTTCGATGAAGCTGAAGGCCGACAAGGTCGATGGCGGTTATCGCCTGAACGGCACCAAATTCTGGATCACCAACGGCGCCTATGCCGACACGCTGGTCGTCTATGCAAAGACGGGCGAAGGCTCGCGCGGCATCACCACCTTCCTGATCGAAAAGGACGACGAGGGTTTCTCGATCGGCCAGAAGCTCGACAAGATGGGCATGCGCGGCTCGCCGACGGCGGAGCTGGTGTTCAACGATTGCTTCGTGCCCGAGGATCGCGTCATGGGGCCGCTCAATGGCGGTGTCGCTGTGCTGATGAGCGGGCTCGACTACGAGCGCACGGTGCTGGCCGGCATCCAGCTCGGCATCATGCAGGCCTGTCTCGACGTGGTTCTGCCCTATGTGCGCGAGCGCAAGCAGTTCGGCACGCCGATCGGCAGCTTCCAGCTGATGCAGGCCAAGATTGCCGACATGTATGTCGCGCTCAATTCGGCGCGTGCCTACGTCTATACGGTCGCGAAGAATTGCGATGCCGACAAGACGACGCGGTTCGATGCAGCGGGCGCGATCCTGCTGGCGAGCGAAAGCGCGTTCAAGGTGGCGGGCGAGGCGGTCCAGGCGCTGGGCGGCGCGGGTTACACCAAGGACTGGCCGGTCGAACGCTTCCTGCGCGATGCCAAGCTGCTCGACATCGGAGCGGGCACCAATGAAATCCGCCGCATGCTGATCGGGCGCGAACTGGTGGGCGCCGGCAACTAG
- a CDS encoding SH3 domain-containing protein has product MRVVAGLLAVTLASTALAQDEREVPYWASISSGQVNMRTGPGEKYPAIWFFQRRDLPIKVVQRYDNWRKVEDPDGVQGWMAVAFLADRRTGMVNSSIPAAIRSGPDADDPVRYRAEPGVVGRLEECNGTRCLIRVGEREGWIDQGDLWGVDPDEVFD; this is encoded by the coding sequence ATGCGCGTAGTTGCAGGCCTGCTTGCAGTCACTCTGGCCTCGACGGCCCTGGCGCAGGATGAGCGCGAGGTACCCTATTGGGCCTCGATCAGCTCGGGCCAGGTGAACATGCGCACGGGCCCGGGCGAGAAATATCCTGCCATCTGGTTTTTCCAGCGCCGCGACCTGCCGATCAAGGTGGTTCAGCGCTACGACAATTGGCGCAAGGTCGAAGATCCGGACGGGGTCCAGGGTTGGATGGCGGTCGCTTTTCTCGCCGATCGCCGGACCGGCATGGTCAACAGCTCGATCCCCGCCGCCATTCGCAGCGGTCCCGATGCCGACGATCCGGTACGCTATCGCGCGGAGCCCGGCGTGGTCGGTCGGCTGGAGGAGTGCAACGGCACGCGCTGCCTGATCCGCGTCGGCGAACGCGAGGGCTGGATCGACCAAGGTGACCTTTGGGGCGTCGATCCGGACGAAGTCTTCGACTGA
- a CDS encoding thiolase family protein, with product MSQTVILSYARTPMGSMQGALSDASATDLGATAVKAAVERAGVDGANIDRIYMGCVLPAGLGQAPARQAALKAGLPKSVQATTVNKVCGSGMQTVIQADEAIRAGNATTIIAGGMESMTNAPYLLKKHRSGARIGHDTAYDHMFLDGLEDAYEEGRAMGSFAQETANDYQLTREQMDDYSIESLARANAAIAEGRFEGEVVPVTISTRKGDVVVDTDEAPGRGNPSKIPQLRPAFAKDGTITAATSSSISDGAAAIVVTSKDAAEAAGQTPVAHIVATAAHAQEPSEFTIAPIGAIEKVLDKAGWNVDDVELWEVNEAFACVAMFAMKDLGIPHDKINVNGGGTALGHPIGASGTRILVTLLNAMKKRGLKKGVASLCIGGGEATAIAVEMA from the coding sequence ATGAGCCAGACTGTAATTCTTTCCTATGCCCGTACACCGATGGGCTCGATGCAGGGAGCGCTCTCGGACGCCTCCGCGACCGATCTTGGTGCCACCGCCGTCAAGGCAGCGGTCGAGCGCGCCGGTGTCGACGGCGCCAATATCGACCGTATCTACATGGGCTGCGTGCTGCCCGCCGGCCTCGGCCAGGCCCCGGCTCGCCAGGCGGCGCTCAAGGCCGGCCTGCCCAAATCGGTCCAAGCGACCACGGTCAACAAGGTGTGCGGCTCGGGCATGCAGACGGTCATCCAGGCTGACGAAGCGATCCGCGCCGGCAACGCCACCACGATCATCGCGGGCGGCATGGAGTCGATGACCAACGCCCCCTACCTCCTCAAGAAGCACCGTTCCGGCGCGCGCATCGGGCATGACACGGCCTATGACCACATGTTCCTCGACGGCCTCGAAGATGCCTACGAAGAAGGCCGCGCCATGGGCAGCTTCGCGCAGGAAACCGCCAACGACTACCAGCTGACCCGCGAGCAGATGGACGATTATTCGATCGAGAGCCTGGCGCGCGCCAATGCCGCCATCGCCGAAGGCCGCTTTGAGGGCGAAGTCGTTCCCGTCACCATCTCGACCCGCAAAGGCGATGTCGTGGTCGACACGGACGAAGCCCCCGGCCGCGGTAATCCCTCCAAGATCCCGCAGCTGCGCCCCGCCTTCGCCAAGGACGGCACTATCACCGCGGCGACCAGCTCGTCCATCTCGGACGGTGCCGCCGCGATTGTCGTGACGTCCAAGGACGCCGCCGAGGCCGCCGGCCAGACCCCGGTTGCGCATATCGTGGCGACAGCTGCCCATGCGCAGGAGCCGAGCGAGTTCACCATCGCCCCCATCGGCGCCATCGAGAAAGTGCTCGATAAGGCCGGCTGGAACGTCGACGATGTCGAACTGTGGGAAGTCAACGAGGCCTTCGCCTGCGTCGCCATGTTCGCGATGAAGGATCTCGGCATCCCGCACGACAAGATCAACGTGAATGGCGGCGGCACTGCGCTCGGTCACCCGATCGGCGCCAGCGGCACCCGCATCCTCGTCACGCTCTTGAACGCGATGAAGAAGCGCGGCCTCAAGAAGGGCGTCGCGAGCCTCTGCATCGGCGGCGGCGAAGCCACGGCCATCGCGGTGGAGATGGCGTAA
- a CDS encoding M3 family metallopeptidase — protein sequence MKKTMLLACASALTLSGCMGAGSYDAAIADAAAMATGAADRQEAEAVAYNPVLQEWTGPYGGVPQWQDYSVEMFDEAFAFAIDEYLAEIDSITMQRSMPTFANTIDRLELSGETLSRVQSIFGIYTSNISTPEVRAIQAEWSPKLSAAFDKVTLNEQLFWRIKTLYDARETLDLTDQQMRVLERRYESYVRNGALLDAAGKEQLSAYNGRLAELFSEFSSRVLADENVYTQATAAQLAGVPADVVGAAKAAAEAQGMDGYAIKNTRSMVQPVLSYGTDRAFREQVWNAFVNRGDNGDENDTNAIIAEIVKVRALRADLLGYESHAHWRMQDTMAGTPDRAMELMMKVWPAAVARVGEEVDDMMVFASADGVREIKPWDYRFYQEQVRKAKYDLSQDELKPYFELNNMVDGMIWSAEQLYGISMTENTGDVPVYHPDIRTFEVTNSRTGENIGLFYFDTYARDGKRSGAWMNSFRIGTTLEGNEPGLFTNNNNFVKPAPGEPVLISLDDAQTLWHEFGHAIHYMLVDVDYPSLTGNQRDFVEYPSQVNENWLLSEPVLERFAVHYETGERMPQELLDKIAASSTFNEGFATVQYLSSALVDMALHTDPDGDVDVDAFERSALANIGMPVETVMRHRLPHFNHLFSSDAYSAGYYSYLWSETMDADTWEAFEATGNVYDPAIAAAFAENILATGNATDRAEAYRAFRGRDPDVDALLRRRGFPTE from the coding sequence ATGAAAAAGACGATGTTGCTGGCCTGCGCGTCAGCGCTGACGCTGTCCGGATGCATGGGTGCGGGCTCGTATGATGCGGCGATCGCCGACGCGGCCGCGATGGCCACCGGTGCCGCCGACCGACAGGAGGCCGAGGCCGTGGCATACAACCCCGTTTTGCAGGAATGGACCGGTCCCTATGGCGGCGTGCCGCAGTGGCAGGATTATTCGGTCGAAATGTTCGACGAGGCCTTCGCCTTTGCGATCGACGAATATCTGGCCGAGATTGACAGCATCACGATGCAGCGCTCGATGCCGACCTTCGCCAACACGATCGACCGGTTGGAGCTGTCGGGCGAGACCTTGTCGCGCGTCCAGTCCATCTTCGGCATTTACACGAGCAATATCTCGACCCCCGAAGTGCGCGCCATCCAGGCCGAATGGAGCCCCAAATTGTCGGCCGCCTTCGACAAGGTGACGCTGAACGAGCAGCTCTTCTGGCGCATCAAGACGCTCTACGATGCGCGCGAGACGCTCGACCTTACCGACCAGCAGATGCGCGTCCTCGAGCGTCGCTATGAGAGCTATGTGCGCAACGGCGCGCTGCTCGATGCGGCGGGCAAGGAGCAGCTGTCGGCCTATAATGGCCGCCTTGCCGAACTGTTCAGCGAATTTTCCAGCCGCGTGCTGGCGGACGAGAATGTCTACACGCAGGCGACCGCAGCCCAGCTGGCGGGCGTGCCCGCCGACGTCGTCGGTGCCGCCAAGGCCGCTGCCGAAGCGCAGGGCATGGACGGCTATGCGATCAAGAATACCCGCTCGATGGTGCAGCCGGTCCTGTCCTACGGCACCGACCGCGCCTTCCGTGAGCAGGTGTGGAACGCCTTCGTCAATCGCGGCGACAATGGCGATGAGAATGACACCAATGCGATCATCGCCGAGATCGTGAAGGTCCGCGCGCTGCGCGCCGACCTGCTCGGTTATGAGAGCCATGCGCACTGGCGGATGCAGGACACGATGGCCGGCACCCCCGATCGCGCCATGGAGCTGATGATGAAGGTGTGGCCCGCCGCTGTCGCACGCGTCGGCGAGGAAGTCGACGACATGATGGTATTCGCCAGCGCCGACGGCGTCCGCGAGATCAAGCCGTGGGACTATCGCTTCTACCAGGAGCAGGTGCGCAAGGCGAAATATGACCTCAGCCAGGACGAGCTGAAGCCCTATTTCGAATTGAACAACATGGTCGACGGCATGATCTGGTCGGCCGAGCAGCTCTACGGCATCTCGATGACCGAAAATACGGGCGACGTGCCCGTTTATCATCCGGACATTCGCACCTTCGAGGTGACCAACAGCCGGACGGGCGAGAATATCGGCCTGTTCTACTTCGACACCTATGCGCGCGACGGCAAGCGCTCGGGCGCGTGGATGAACAGCTTCCGCATCGGCACGACGCTTGAAGGCAATGAGCCGGGCCTGTTCACCAACAACAACAATTTCGTGAAGCCCGCGCCGGGCGAGCCGGTGCTCATCAGCCTGGATGACGCACAGACGCTGTGGCACGAATTCGGCCATGCCATCCACTACATGCTGGTGGACGTCGACTATCCGAGCCTCACCGGCAACCAGCGCGACTTCGTGGAGTATCCGAGCCAGGTGAACGAGAATTGGCTGCTTAGCGAGCCGGTGCTCGAGCGCTTTGCCGTCCATTACGAGACGGGCGAGCGCATGCCGCAGGAATTGCTCGACAAGATTGCCGCCTCGTCGACTTTCAACGAAGGCTTTGCGACGGTGCAATATCTCTCGTCGGCCCTGGTCGACATGGCGTTGCACACCGATCCTGACGGCGATGTCGATGTCGATGCGTTCGAACGCTCGGCGCTTGCCAATATCGGGATGCCGGTCGAGACGGTGATGCGTCACCGCCTGCCGCACTTCAACCACCTGTTCAGCTCGGACGCTTATTCGGCCGGCTATTACAGCTATCTGTGGTCGGAGACGATGGATGCGGATACGTGGGAGGCCTTCGAGGCGACCGGCAACGTCTACGATCCGGCAATCGCCGCCGCGTTTGCGGAGAATATCCTCGCGACGGGCAATGCGACCGACCGCGCGGAGGCTTATCGCGCCTTCCGCGGCCGCGATCCGGACGTCGACGCACTGCTGCGTCGTCGCGGTTTCCCGACCGAGTAA